DNA from Salvelinus alpinus chromosome 17, SLU_Salpinus.1, whole genome shotgun sequence:
ACACAAACAAAGATTCCAAAATTCTATACCAAAATTACCAATTTTTCTGATTGAATTGAATTATCTTATTAAAACATTAACCCTAGTGAATAACAACAAGAATAACATCTTCATGAATCATTATAATAAGATATTTTCAGAGTGAATATAATTGCACTTAAattgtttatattttagtttcctccgacacattggtgcggctggcttccgggttggaggcgcgctgtgttaagaagcagtgcggcttggttgggttgtgcttcggaggacgcatggctttcgaccttcatctctcccgagcccgtacgggagttgtagcgatgagacaagatagtaattactagcgattggataccacgaaaaattagggagaaaagggggtaaaaaaaaattgtattattttattgttatttatattttttgtatatttgagcattgttaatacctgtgtttggtttgctagacttgtttgatgtagcaatgtaagttgatttttgtattatgaataaattaaataaaaaaaataaaaaaagagtgtgcaaagcacaacaggtggaaattataggcaattagcaagacacccccaataaaggagtggttctgcaggtggtgaccacagaccacttctcagttcctatgcttcctggctgatgttttggtcaccaCTGGCGGTggtgctggcggtgctttcactctagtggtagcatgagacggagtctacaacccacacaagtggctcaggtagtgcagctcatccaggatggcacatcaatgcgagctgtggcaagaaggtttgctgtgtctgtcagcgtagtgtccagagcatggaggcgctaccaggagacaggccagtacatcaggagacgtggaggaggccgtaggagggcaacaacccagcagcagtaccgctacctccgcctttgtgcaagaaggagcaggaggagcactgccagagccctgcaaaatgacctccagcaggccacaaatgtacaTGTGTCAAACGgtctcaaacggtcagaaacagactccatgagggtggtatgagggcccgacgtccacaggtgggggttgtgcttacagcccaacaccgtgcaggacgtttggcatttgccagagaacaccaagatagGCAAATTCGCCACttgcgccctgtgctcttcacagatgaaagcaggttcacactgagcacatgtgacagacgtgacagtctggagacgccgtggagaacgttctgctgcctgcaacatcctccagcatgaccggtttggcggtgggtcagtcatggtgtggggtggcatttctttggggggccgcacagccctccatgggctcgccagaggtagcctgactggcattaggtaccgagatgagatcctcagactccttgtgagaccatatgctggtgcggttggccttgggttcctcctaatgcaagacaatgctagacctcatgtggctggagtgtgtcagcagttcctgcaagaggaaggcattgatgctatggactggcccgcccgttccccagacctgaatccaattgagcacatctgggacatcatgtctcgctccatccaccaacgccacgttgcaccacagactgtccaggagttggcggatgctttagtccaggtctgggaggagatccctcaggagaccatccgccacctcatcaggagcatgcccaggcgttgtagggaggtcatacaggcacgtggaggccacacacactactgagcctcattttgacttgttttaaggacattacatcaaagttggatcagccggtagtgtggttttccactttaattttgagtgtgactccaaatccagacctccatgggttgatgaATTTGATTTCCTTGATAATTTTTgcgtgattttgttgtcagcacattcaactatgtaaagaaaaaagtatttaataagaatagttcattcattcagatctaggatgtgttattttagtgttccctttatttttttgagcagtgtataacaaAATATGAATGTTTAGTTGCTTGTTCATCTTCGATTTATTTTACTGTTTTAATATGTAAAATAAATCGACTTTCCGCTGGTTTTGTATCCGTATTGTATAATTCATGAAGAAGCAATGTGTCGACCCATCGCTGTGATTTGCTGTGCTTTTTGACCCTCCGTAATTCCCGTAGGTAGGTCTCGTTGAAGTTGACATTCAAAATAGGTACCGTTTAGCTAATTTGATCTAAAATCTACATTTTACTTAGAGTTGCAGATGGAGATGTTATGTGTAAACTCTAGCTAGATTATTGTTGTCATTTGTTATCGATTCAATTAGCTAGTCGGTTTATTGACGGTGACTTCGCTAACTAGCAATAGTAGCTAACTTTAGCCTGCAGGCTACAGCTGATCTAACGCATGGTttcctgggtgcacgttttggtttttgccctagctcatcacagctgattcaaataatcaaagattgaagatgagttggttatttgaatcagctttgtagtgctagggcaaaaacctaaACGGtgcccaggacagagtttgggaatcCCTGCTTTAACGAAACGAGGTCAGGGCGACACTGGCTGTCTCACTACGAAATAACTACGATCTATGCTCTGAGATTACATTTGATTATTTTGCAATGTTAACTACATTGACCAAATTTCAAAGCCGAAGATGGTTTGTCCAAGAGATAAGTCAACTATTTGCACAAGTTTGCGTTAGGCACGAGTTCAATAGCAGCTTGTTGCTAGGGCTAAAAAGCAACTTGGCAACACAGAGGAAAACAACTGGAATCATGAATGTCAGCACGTCCTGTGCATGGTGCGCCAAGACTCGAATTTCTAAAAAGAAAGAACTTTCAGAAAAGAAACTGGTATGTCATGATAAACTAGGCAGATAGCTATCTCATATCCTCTGTCCTCATCACACTAGCCAAGCACACATTGGTTTGTTTATATTTGTAATACCCAAGTTAGCTAGTTTGTTTAGATTGCTTGTTTTCTTGGTCTTCTGCTCTATCATGCACTCAAACATGGATAAGTAAATATTGATGACACTATGCGTTAAGATGAAACATTGGGGCTATGCCAGTCCATTGTGATATGAGTTTAGACCAATGACTTGTATATAGACTGCAGGTGGCTAGTTAACTAAGCTTATGTTAATGTtcactctgggtctctctctctgttgctcagaCTCGCCACTTTGTGGACAACCGCAATGTAAAGCTACTGGCAGGAGCAGGTGGAAAAGGGGCCTGCACCTTCCACAGTGAGCCCCGGAAAGAGTGGGGTGGACCAGACGGAGGGAATGGAGGAGATGGTGGGAACATCATCATCAAAGGTGTGTCAGAGACACCGTCACACTCTCAAGTGTTGCACTATTCCCAAACAGAACTGTTTATACATCGTTTATAATCTGGTTACAATGTGTTGGCCTTCTGAGTTGCTCTCGTTTAGCTATTCAAATCAATGTTTTGATCATCAGGAGATCCACAATAGGCTTACAATTTCACACAAGGATATAATCAGGCCGATGAACATTTTTAATTTGTAGGGATATTTTAACCAGGGCATTGGAGACAGTTTTCGTATGCGTACTTCAAGCCATCAAGTCCTGTTTCCGAATATCTGTGATTTGCATGCCTCCAGTCGACCTGCAGGTGAAATCCCTGGCGCAGGTCGCCCCCGTGTACAAAGGAGACGATGGCGATTCAGGAGGCAGTAAGAACTGCTACGGACGCAACGCCAGCACAACCTACATCGCTGTGAGTTAGTTACCATGACTACAGCTGGGGTGTTGCTTTAAATTAGGGGCTCTTTAtatgaacatttaaaaaataaaaaataaacttttgtttAGCCATGTAATTGCCACAAATACCAGATACTAAAATGCTGACTGTAAAATAGTGTAACTGAATGTTGTTTGGTGTTTTGGGATGGTGCAGGTGCCAGTGGGCACGGTGGTGAAGGAGCAAGGAAAGACGGTGGCAGACCTCTCCCAGCACAACCAGGAGTACGTGGCTGTGTTTGGAGGGGCGGGGGGAAAGGGAAACCGCTTCTTCCTGTCCAATGAGAACCGCGCCCCCATGACGGCCACcctgggagagaggggacaggacAGGGTCCTCCAGCTGGAGCTGCGCACCATGGCCCACGCCGGACTGGTGAGACACGGAAGAGGGACTCACTCCACTGACTAGGCCTATCTTATTAAATGTGGGCTTGTTAAAATAATATTGTAGAAATATAAATGGTATGCACTCTATCCCCCAAAAATGTGTAACATTTTCTTGATTTACCTGTTGGTGTGTGTCTTCCACTCCAGGTTGGGTTTCCCAATGCAGGGAAGTCTTCCCTTCTAAGGGCCATTTCCAATGCCAGGCCTGCTGTGGCTGCCTACCCCTTTACCACCCTTAACCCCCATGTGGGTATTGTCAACTACAGGGACCATGAGCAAGTGGCAGGTAAAGGAGTTTTTGATCTTCGTGTTGTATATTATGTTGGGCACGAAGGTTGGTGTTGTAGTTTATtgtcccctccctctgtctagtGGCTGACATTCCTGGTATCATCTGTGGGGCCCATCTGAACCGAGGCCTGGGGATCTCCTTCCTGCGCCACATTGAGCGCTGTCGCTTCCTTCTCTTTGTCCTGGACCTGTCCTCCCCAGAACCCTGGACCCAGCTCCAACAACTGCGCTATGAGCTGGACCAGTACGAGCCCGGCCTCACCCACCGGCCCCACGCTATCGTAGCCAACAAAATGGACCTGCCTGGGGCTCGGGGAAACCTTGAGGCCCTCCGGGGCCACGTGGCCCACAGGGTGATCCCTGTGTCTGCCCTCACAGGCCAGAACACAGAGGAGCTGATCCTGCACCTCAGGGAGCTATATGATGGCTATCTACAGACCCATGGACAGGGCAGTGGGCAGGACATGCCCACCAGGTGGTAGGTCTGCCCTGGAAAAGGACTGAAAGACTTCCATGCCTTTTCCTCACTGCTCAGCACCTGCTAAGTGTATTTTGTTTAAATTGTATAACTAAATAAATATTTATTCAACTGTGAAAAATGGAATTGATTTAATAAATGCGTTTCAGTAAATCTGATTCCTCATTGTTTTATTCCTCATAGTACTGAGATCTGTGTACAAGGGTCAGTACTGATGACATCAGATAGTTATTGTGATGTCATATGTACTTAAGTGTTTTCCCTTATATCAACATCACACATTTTACCCCTTGGGATGTCTAGAAACACACTTCATCAAAAATGCAAGTACTGGTACATTTTGATTATTTGAACTACGCTGAtaaaaaatattaacgcaacaggtttccttatgaactgtagcTCATTAAAatcttaaattgttgcatgttgcgtttatatatttgttcagtataatgaCAGGAATTCGCACTGTGATGCATCTGTCACATTCGCTAAAGGATTTTTCTGTGTTTCTTGGTTGAAAAACAAAACAGCAGCGAGTTTCtgctgacctttgacctctgaGAGCAAACGAGATCAGGTATGGGCTGGCACACAATGGCTGGGTTTCATTCTAGAAAACTGATCCCTCTGTCCTTGTTATATGGCAGAAACTAGGTGGAGCTAATGTATGTGAAGGGGAAAGCATTAGAGAATAGAAGGGGATAAAATAAAATGTAGCCCTTGTGTTGTGGATGGGGTTGGGTCTAGTCAtgtgacaaaaacaaaacaacaccCAATCTAAACTTGAGTGGGTGTGCATGCAGGTTAGCAGGAAATAGCTAGGCTTTAACAGCAGTAGAGCTCTGTTTATGTTTTCTCACAGATCTTTCACTTTGGGACCTTTCAGATTTGTGTCTGCTTCTTTCTACTCCACTTAGAAACACAATCATCAGCCTACACTCatcaaatcatgacatcagtgatcttcaggtcagaaagtcggagctctagaaatgCCAGAGTTTACGATTTAGAAtaccgagttggatgaccgttcaaaacgatttATCCTAATCGGATATCGTTTTTTCCCTAGTTCCCAGTTCTTTTGAACACGCTATAGTCGGAGATTTACCAGTTcctagttgttttgaacgcggcattacAGAGACTCACCAACCAATCGAATAAGAGAAAGGAGGCCTAATCAGCCGGTCGGGATAAAGAGTGAAATGTACATTAGCCAATGAGAGTTAAACTGAGCAGCTGGATATCATTTAGACTAGCCAATCACAATAATGCCATAGAGTGGAATCTGCAGTGGAATATGCCGGAACATTGGCAGTGCATTCTGGGTAAGAAAACATTGACAGGTGAAGGAGAACAGTGGAGAAAGGGAGAGCATCGTGCAGGATGAAAGAAAGAGACCTGGATAGAGAGCCGCTGGGGTGTGTAAAGCTTTCATCCTTGCGACAAATGAGAAATAGAACGACAATTCTAATGGCTTCTGAATGATGTTCGGGAGTTAATGAGTTTAACACTGGTGCAGTGTAGTGTGTTGAGCATAGCCACTTCTGCTGCAGTCGTCTGTACTTTTAAAGGATGACCCACGACACCTGCCCTCAGGGCGCTGTTATTGTGGTCTGCATGCTGCTGTTGCGTCACATGTTCATTGTCAACGCAACGGACCTCCACTACAGCTCAGTTTGTTCTCCCCTGAGGTGAGGTGGAGTGCCTCCTCTCCACACATGTATTTAATGAGGACATTGTTGACCTGTGAAAATGTCTACTTTTAAGTATTGATTCATTCAGTATCATGTTGTTTATTCCATTTGGTTCTGCATTTGAAGTGTCTTTCTCTCCCACAGACCAGCATGTGAGAGAAATGGACAATGAGAGTGAGAAGTGGGCCAGAATTCTGTGGGACTACCTTTGTCTGCACCATTCTCTGGAAAAGGCAAGCCTTCATATCTGATTGTACATACACATAAGATACGTTTTGACTGGATGCATTTAAAATGAACTGCAATCAGAATTGTAAACAGTATGATGCAACTTCCTTCCCCATTATcttttgatttgatatgattatATGATATGCTCTTCTGGCTTCACCAAAAATAACAGCATAATGATCTGTCCTCTTAGGATGATGTCATACTCCAAGATTTTCTCTCAATGCTGTCTCCTCTGTTGAATAATCATGTATGTTCTGTCAGTGATGTCATAATTTGAAATGCCATGATGTCCTCTGAAATGCCATAATCCTGTCATAGTGATGTCATAATTTATGTATCTGAAATTGCATTATAATCCTGTCTGATCTCAGAGTGATGTCATAATAGGCCTGGGTTGCCATGATGTGCGTGTGGCGGAGAGGTCAGCTTCTCTCTTCCTGGAAGGATGGGCTCCTTGGCTGCTCTTCACTGGTTACAAAGGCAACCAGACTGCAGGTCAGCAAGACTGAGCatcattctctctttctgtccctcttccTGCCAATGCAAGAAAGCACAAAGGCACGCACACATACTATCTTTCTATCCAATGTCTCTAATGTCTGATGTGTGTCTTGTGTGGTCCAGGTGTGTGGTCGAGGCCAGAGGCTGACGTGTTCCTGGATGTGGCTCTGAGGATGGGAGTGCCCAGGGGGAACATACTGCTGGAGACAGAGGCCACCAACACTGGAGACAACATCTGCTTCTCATACAGGCTCCTCAAGGAGAGAAACATCCCAGGTGAGACTCTCCTCATTAGACACACTGATGGAGAACCTTTCATATGAAATGTCTGTTATTGTTGTAGCGTTATTCTACAGCTAGGGGGCAGGACAGCACAACTGAATCACTGGAACACATTTCAGCCAAGCCAATATTGTATTCCTATTacaggaggctgttgaggggaggacggctcataataatggcctgAACAGAAAAAAATGGAAtgccatcaaacacatggaaaccatgtgtttgatgtatttgatcccattccactccagccattaccaagaGCCCGTCCTCTccagttaaggtgccaccaacctcctgtgattccTATGTACAGTATGCCGATGTGTATTTTGTCATGTACCCATTAGTGGTTGTGGTTGTCATGTCTACCCCAGCCAACAGGGTGATCCTGGTCCAGCAGCCCTTTATGGAGCGCAGGGTCTCTGCAACATTCCTGCGCCAGTGGCCTGACCAAGGGGAACACACGCATGCCATCGTTACCTCCCCCCAGATGGGCATCTCTGCCTACCCCCACCCCACTGTGGGCACTGCCACGGACCTCATAACATACATGCTAGGTATGTACTCTGTCCATAATCCCAGGACTTTTGTGTTGTCTTAAAGCATTTAGACCatgtaaaataaatatttaagCCCACATGTCATCTTTCTAGTGCAGGAATGTATGAAGGCATTCAGAATCAAATATTCTAAAAGTCTAAAAGACGTTGCCAACCATTTCACTTACAGCCGTGTAGAAACAACAGACATAAGTATGATGCTGTGAGTAAGGTGTAAACTTTGTGTGTTCCAGGTGTTCTAGAGAGGATCCGTGACTACCCACAGAAAGGTTTCCAGGTGGAGCAGGAGATCACACCCAGTGCTCTCTCCGCCTACCACTGGTTCCTGCAGGCTGGCTACATTCCCAAGtgaatacacaacacacacacacacacttgtgcctATGTTTCGCTATGGACATGTTGATGCTACTGATGGTTGGGAATTTAACATTAAATTACAGTAAGTTCATATTTTGCGAAGATGGTTGTTTCATTGATACCGTGACTTGAGACGTATGAAAATATGCCACAGAACTCAATTCTTGCTTATTGTAAGTCAGTGGATTGAATGCTTTTCTACATAAATAAAACAAACTGAATATAAAAGCTATTACCCTTATTTACATACCACATAGAATATACATTAAAAGACAACCTCAAAATATACACCCAAATAAAACAACTGGACCTAAGCCCAAACCTTAAAGCCCAAGTGTTTAATTGATAATAATCTTAAACATGACCATCATATATAACATCATTAGACTATTTTTGGCTTGACGTATGTGGGTAAGAGATGGTGTGGTATGTTAAAAGAatgacctctttctctctcattcaccATTATAACACTATTTCATTGCAGCCATCGCATTTGTAAAATCAAAGCTAAAAAGTAATTGACATTCAAGTATTTTCCACTCCATGTTGCTCACTTCCCTGGTCTGTTCTCAGTGCAGAAATCCTTTTGTTTTTTGCTggcttgtcaatccagccaaagTGGGCCCTGGCcagtgtacagtagagtagaatgtAGCATGCCTGATATGTACAACCAGGCTCCCTACAGCACAGCTGTACATAGCTACTGCCCATGTAAGATCCATTGGTAAATTGCATTTATTTTCCTTCCAGCACTGAGTTCCATCTTGGTCTTTGTATTGGTCATTGATCTCCATAGTCCTGTGTATTTTATgcttaaaaaaagaaagaaaataagtTTAACATTGCTTGTTGTTATCCAGATTTTGCATGAGCAGGTTTGCTGTTCTACTTCATTTTTAAGCATGAGTGATCCAGTTCAATTTATAATCTATGAAAGCGGCCGGTACCTAGCCTGTTATGCCCATGCTAACTAGCCAGTCCTGGCAGAGCCTCTTGCCCAAGAGGGTGAGGGCAAGGTGGGCTTAGGATGCGCTGGGGTATGGGGTGTTGCAAATGGAGGCCAGCGTGTTGAACCTGGCGCCCAGGTAGAGTAGCTTTTCCTGGTCGAAGGGGGTCTCGGGGATGGAGATAGACCGACCTCCAGCTGGGTGCTCTAGGTCCCCCTCTTTAGCGTAGGGGTGGGGGGCATAGTCCCCCAGCTCCTCTCCGGGAACCTGCAGAATGAACATCCTct
Protein-coding regions in this window:
- the mtg2 gene encoding mitochondrial ribosome-associated GTPase 2; this encodes MLTTLTKFQSRRWFVQEISQLFAQVCVRHEFNSSLLLGLKSNLATQRKTTGIMNVSTSCAWCAKTRISKKKELSEKKLTRHFVDNRNVKLLAGAGGKGACTFHSEPRKEWGGPDGGNGGDGGNIIIKVDLQVKSLAQVAPVYKGDDGDSGGSKNCYGRNASTTYIAVPVGTVVKEQGKTVADLSQHNQEYVAVFGGAGGKGNRFFLSNENRAPMTATLGERGQDRVLQLELRTMAHAGLVGFPNAGKSSLLRAISNARPAVAAYPFTTLNPHVGIVNYRDHEQVAVADIPGIICGAHLNRGLGISFLRHIERCRFLLFVLDLSSPEPWTQLQQLRYELDQYEPGLTHRPHAIVANKMDLPGARGNLEALRGHVAHRVIPVSALTGQNTEELILHLRELYDGYLQTHGQGSGQDMPTRW
- the LOC139542791 gene encoding uncharacterized protein SCO4629-like isoform X1, coding for MRVKLSSWISFRLANHNNAIEWNLQWNMPEHWQCILDQHVREMDNESEKWARILWDYLCLHHSLEKSDVIIGLGCHDVRVAERSASLFLEGWAPWLLFTGYKGNQTAGVWSRPEADVFLDVALRMGVPRGNILLETEATNTGDNICFSYRLLKERNIPANRVILVQQPFMERRVSATFLRQWPDQGEHTHAIVTSPQMGISAYPHPTVGTATDLITYMLGVLERIRDYPQKGFQVEQEITPSALSAYHWFLQAGYIPK
- the LOC139542791 gene encoding uncharacterized protein SCO4629-like isoform X2, coding for MDNESEKWARILWDYLCLHHSLEKSDVIIGLGCHDVRVAERSASLFLEGWAPWLLFTGYKGNQTAGVWSRPEADVFLDVALRMGVPRGNILLETEATNTGDNICFSYRLLKERNIPANRVILVQQPFMERRVSATFLRQWPDQGEHTHAIVTSPQMGISAYPHPTVGTATDLITYMLGVLERIRDYPQKGFQVEQEITPSALSAYHWFLQAGYIPK